A genomic window from Silene latifolia isolate original U9 population chromosome Y, ASM4854445v1, whole genome shotgun sequence includes:
- the LOC141633069 gene encoding putative prolyl 4-hydroxylase 9, translating to MKVKSRGNWTSAVGRKLGLPSVFFLCFFFFLLGFFGSSLISQDYANARLRARILESSNGEEDIAGGVSFGFDLLPSGDTGDDSISSIPFQVLSWRPRALYFPKFATADQCETIISIARSQLKPSRLALRKGETLDSTREIRTSSGMFISADEDKTGILDFIDEKIARATMIPRANGEAYNVLRYEVGQKYNSHYDAFHPAEYGPQKSQRIASFLLYLSDVEEGGETMFPYENDNIDSNYDYVQCIGLKVKPRQGDGLLFYSVFSNGTIDPTSIHGSCPVVKGEKWVATKWIRNEEQE from the exons ATGAAAGTGAAAAGTAGAGGTAACTGGACCTCCGCTGTTGGACGCAAGTTAGGGTTACCTTCCGTCTTCTTcctttgtttcttcttctttcttctcgGCTTTTTCGGTTCTTCTCTCATTTCTCAG GATTATGCAAACGCGAGACTGAGAGCGAGAATCCTGGAATCAAGTAATGGCGAAGAAGATATAGCTGGTGGAGTTAGTTTCGGTTTTGATCTCTTGCCTTCTGGAGATACCGGCGATGATTCCATTTCTTCTATTCCTTTTCAG GTTTTGAGTTGGAGACCACGCGCTCTATATTTTCCCAAGTTTGCTACTGCAGATCAATGTGAAACTATTATTAGTATCGCAAGATCACAATTGAAACCGTCAAGATTGGCTCTACGGAAGGGAGAAACACTAGACAGTACTCGAGAAATCAGAACAAG CTCTGGCATGTTTATTAGTGCAGATGAAGACAAAACTGGAATTTTGGATTTTATTGATGAGAAAATTGCAAGGGCCACCATGATTCCCAGGGCAAATGGGGAG GCATATAACGTCTTGCGATATGAAGTTGGGCAGAAATATAATTCCCACTATGACGCATTCCATCCAGCAGAGTATGGTCCCCAGAAAAGCCAAAGG ATTGCTTCTTTCTTGCTGTATTTATCTGATGTAGAAGAGGGTGGAGAAACCATGTTTCCATATGAG AATGACAACATTGACTCTAATTATGACTATGTACAATGCATTGGTTTGAAAGTTAAGCCACGCCAAGGAGACGGTCTGCTCTTCTACTCAGTGTTCTCAAATGGAACTATTGATCCT ACATCAATACATGGAAGCTGCCCGGTCGTCAAAGGGGAAAAATGGGTGGCAACAAAGTGGATtagaaatgaagaacaagagtaa